The Peribacillus sp. FSL E2-0218 genome contains a region encoding:
- a CDS encoding glutamate-1-semialdehyde 2,1-aminomutase yields the protein MDFSNSELLHKEALEHIVGGVNSPSRSYKAVGGGSPVAMDHAKGAYFWDVDGNKYIDYLAAYGPIITGHAHPHITEAIVKAAETGILYGTPTKHEVKFAKMLKEAIPSLDKVRFTNSGTEAVMSTIRVARAYTGRDKIIKFAGCYHGHSDLVLVAAGSGPSTLGTPDSAGVPKSIAQEVITVPFNDIEPFKEALNKWGNEIAGVLVEPIVGNFGIVEPSPGFLEDVISLSHKAGSLVIFDEVITAFRFMYGGAQDFLGIQPDLTALGKIIGGGLPIGAYGGKKEIMETVAPLGPAYQAGTMAGNPASMLSGIACLEVLKEEGLYDELDRLGKILEEGIQMAAGQYNVPITINRLKGALTIYFTTEKIENYEQAENTDGEMFAKFFKLMLNQGINLAPSKYEAWFLTIAHTEDDIAYTLKAVEHAFKNLIQETITA from the coding sequence TTGGATTTTAGTAATTCGGAGCTTTTACATAAAGAGGCATTGGAACATATCGTCGGCGGGGTCAACAGCCCTTCGCGTTCATACAAAGCGGTAGGCGGTGGGTCACCGGTTGCCATGGATCATGCCAAAGGTGCTTATTTCTGGGATGTCGACGGCAATAAATATATCGATTATTTGGCGGCATATGGTCCGATCATCACAGGGCATGCACATCCACATATTACGGAGGCAATCGTTAAAGCAGCAGAAACAGGTATATTATATGGAACTCCAACAAAGCATGAGGTCAAGTTCGCCAAAATGCTGAAAGAGGCCATACCGTCCCTTGATAAAGTCCGCTTCACCAATTCAGGCACCGAGGCAGTCATGTCGACCATTCGCGTGGCCCGTGCTTATACAGGACGCGATAAGATCATCAAGTTTGCCGGCTGTTATCATGGTCACTCCGACCTTGTTCTTGTAGCCGCTGGCTCGGGTCCGTCCACACTTGGAACGCCGGATTCTGCCGGAGTTCCAAAAAGCATCGCCCAGGAAGTCATCACGGTGCCCTTCAATGATATCGAACCATTTAAGGAAGCATTGAATAAATGGGGCAACGAAATCGCAGGCGTACTGGTTGAACCGATCGTCGGCAACTTTGGCATTGTCGAGCCAAGCCCCGGTTTCCTCGAAGACGTCATTTCCTTATCCCACAAGGCAGGATCATTGGTTATTTTCGACGAAGTCATCACCGCTTTCCGGTTCATGTATGGAGGCGCTCAGGACTTTTTGGGAATCCAACCCGACTTGACTGCCCTTGGCAAGATCATCGGCGGCGGACTTCCGATCGGTGCCTATGGCGGCAAGAAAGAAATCATGGAAACGGTCGCTCCCCTCGGTCCTGCCTACCAAGCAGGTACAATGGCAGGAAATCCGGCTTCCATGCTTTCCGGAATAGCTTGCTTGGAGGTCCTTAAAGAGGAAGGCCTGTACGATGAGCTTGATCGATTAGGAAAAATCCTTGAAGAAGGTATCCAAATGGCAGCCGGTCAATATAATGTTCCTATCACGATCAATCGCCTTAAAGGGGCCTTGACGATCTATTTCACGACGGAAAAAATTGAAAACTATGAGCAGGCGGAAAATACGGATGGCGAAATGTTCGCCAAGTTCTTCAAACTGATGCTCAACCAAGGCATCAATTTGGCTCCTTCCAAATACGAAGCGTGGTTCCTGACCATTGCACATACGGAGGACGATATCGCTTATACCCTTAAAGCGGTTGAACATGCATTCAAGAACTTGATTCAAGAAACGATAACAGCATAA